Below is a genomic region from Argiope bruennichi chromosome 3, qqArgBrue1.1, whole genome shotgun sequence.
atttcatttttacgcattaaggtatccgaatacgttcggagcactttttttgaaaattatcatatagAAACAAATTAACATGTTTTTTGACTTCAGTTTATGTGTACATAagctattataagttaaaatttgcaataattttttttagttttagaaaattggTAGATATAtggtgaattttgaagaaattttaggaaaacttcAAAAATGGTACACGAAATTCTATTTaaccaaattcaataaatttagtatttaaataatcctTATGCAATTACCTAGGGAATGACCTAAAATTTTAAGGCTAccccaataaataaaacttctagaGCTAGTCGAAGAACCATCACAgggtattttgcatattttataacaccattattcaaataacataccataatttaaaaaatattcctattatgaACATTCTTTTAGGTCACGCTCTAGAAAACATTATAAGGAAAGATTATACCAAGTTTCAAAGCAATTGCTTTAGAATAATTCAAGTTATCATTTTTATCGCtggcaaaatatgcaaaaaaagtgattttgagaaaaatgcatttttattacaacttaCCACATATATGCTATATACATGTGACTACTAACCTAAAATGTCCCAGATTTATAAGTTAAACCTTCTGCTTgctcatttttaactaattttttctttttagctgcccgatttttttttctggcaacttTAACTCCGGGCAAAGAATGTCGCTTGGATTCGTTAACTCGCACTTCGTCGAGTTCAGCAAAACCTTTGAGGGTAAACACCCCCAAACTTACACCAAAATGCCTTAAAATATCTAGCAGTCCTTCAAATcctttattaaattgaatcaCTGCCATGTATGCACCCAACCGCAATGTTGACAACTCAacgaaaatttcttttggaataaatttccaaagaattCCATTGAACGATTCATTTGCATTTTGGGTTTTCCCATGCAAGcatttttgtagcaaatttttgTCACATAATTGCATGTATACAGGCTTGATGCTATTGAGGACATTTTTTGGAAGCCCTTTTgatttttccttgtatttttttcCGTTCGATATGGCTTGCTGATATCTACACCAGCTCTCGGGCCCAACTGGACATTGACCATGCATTGGTTGTTTTGCACTGGAACAGCAGTGAAAAAATGCTGCAATTACTGCCTTTTGCATGCCTTCCAAATCATTCACATTACTACGGATAGCAATTCCGtagtaattttgcaatttatcgaTGAAGGTGTCTGTAAGTTTTCCTCGACCTCCAAGACCTTTTTGcttcgattttaattttcttagccTTGTGCCAACACGCTTCTGTATATGTCCAATACACTCATATTTTGTAACGCTATCCTTCCCATAAACATCTTTCACAGCATCATATCCTTTTGAATCCCCGTCgccatagaattttatatattgtagttTCCTCATGTCAGCAGACCTTTCAAAAATACGATAAGCACCAAGAGGTTCCATAGCACCAGACGAACCTGTATGTTTTGTACAGGTATGACTAGAGTTTATTGCTTCGCtgttttttttgtcacaaattcTACACACTTTCGACATCACTTCAATGTCTAACACCTTTCCAGTGTCTATTGAAATGACCGTGACACATCCATTCAGAGATGAATACCCTCTTCGTTGCCATGTGCCATCAACTGACACACCGCACTGAGCTATTTCTTCAGTTACTGAGTCACCTCTAATTTCTAATGCAGCTTCCTTAATTGTTTTGGATGCCACGTTACTAGCAGCAGCTTCCAGTTTTTTTTCGAGATAGCCAAATGACTTTTTCGAAGGCACATTCACATTCATCGCAGAACACAGTTTTTTCGCTGCAGAATGTCCCCTGCCAATAACTCTCATACCAAAAACAAATGCAAGATTTAtggtatgcattttatttaccttttgagAGGTGCAGAAAGATATTGAATAGTCacaatttttacactttaatgtCATATTCATCGCTAAGCCAAATACAGACTCCTGGATAATGCTAACTCCACTTTTAAAACACACAGGACaacataatgatgaaataatgtcattgaggatttggaaattaataagcacattcttttcgTTGTTTATAGGAATATCTGAAGGTTTCgaagattgttttaattttgtttcactgACTGTTAACAGTGAAGCATCTAACTTACTACTTTTTGTAGCTTTACTGGAGTATCTGTTCCCTCCGAATTTCCGTTTGCGAGAGTAacacttgtttttattattacccATTACTAGCACTGTTAAAAACACTAAcactttctaaaatttcactaataatctatcaaattaatgcagattactattatttttgtaaaaactaaaCAAGAAGATCACAACAAAATCGCAACGCACGctacaaatgtaaacaaactaatGTTGCcagatttccttaaattttacgTTGCCACATATCCTTAAGgtgcagaattattttaaatattaaattaataatatactaaaattattttttaaaaaaatcgcggaatttcaatcaaatttgacaGTTTTATGGGCATTTAAATGCTTACTTCCGGTTACTTGAACACCCACTTCCGGTTTACCGAGCTTTACTAATTTGCTAATATCTCGGCTTGTAATTGACGTAGAAACAAAGTACAAGCTGTTTTGTAAAGCTAAATAACTGCTTTATTCAATAaaaccaaaaactaaaaatacgattttttgaaaaaaatagccatttcaacgtattcggataccttaagcattaaaaaaaacaaatgaaaacaagTCAATCCAGTCTGATGAAAATAGCAAGATAAAGAGGAAATCAACCGGTTTTGTGACATGAGATCACCGTTAGAGGATTTCCTATGATTTCGGAAATTCGTCCATTTGGGTATGGTCACCCTTTTTCCtctaaaagaacaaaaatgtcAATTACCTTCGATATCGCTAATGAAagccttttttattttcatttgtatgtaaacgaaatatcattttcacaaacatttatatttgattatttctatcacgtttcaaaaattgattgcctcttaacacacacacatacacattgctcaattatttctttacaaagagagaaagtattttaatagaCAAAAATTTCATCTCGAGATGTTGGTCAATCTgtacgttttagatctctctaagtcctaaaaaaagattttttttgaaaaatatctgtcttttttttggttaattcgtgaacaagataattcaaaattacctAGAGCTTCgatcatgaatttaaaatgtggctattttaccaaattttcaaatttccgtcaaattttggatgaaattcttctatttaaaatttgcGTTTGTTCTTTCTTATCCATGTGAACATTATAGCATAACATAATCAAGTTATTAAACTGATGTAACTTAGCGTATAGTTATATCACTAGAAGAACTAGATCACTAGctatagatttatttcaaatttttatgcaaaatccatgatttttttttgttatttttatcattgcatttattttcttgttatacATTTTACGGGCATTTTGTGCACTtagattttactcaaacttaaattagaaaataacgataaaaatatgattatagcgctacaaacatttttttatcttacattatATTTTGTTCATCCGCTTTTtactatcaattttattttatgcacatGTAATACTGTATCTAAATTACTTGTGTGCAAAAAACGTTTGTATTGAACCTCTGcgtatgaatgaattaaatttattttaattaatttatttattaattgataaattggattactttaaatagattattttatatgattttgattgataaattcctcttaattgattaatttattttgttttaattgattcatttaatttattccagttgattaatttattttctattaattaacttatttcaatttattaatttaatttattccagttgattattttatattaactgacttactaaaattaataaatttcatttaatcaacaattaattaattaatttttacgcatgaagttttaaattaagaatgtttatttCCTTACCTCCTTAGGTCgctcttttttaaaaagagcGTTATTTCAAAAGccttaaaataatttcgaattattaCCGAATTTTTGGTTCACTACCCAATATAGGGGCGATCCCTTTGCAATCAATTGTTCTTGATTGCGAGTTTTtgaacaaagataaaatttaacttttttaattaattttctcaaatgttttttaaatgaattataaaatgattttgcatactttattaaggttttttttaaatgtgatttgaaaaaaataattgcttcaaatataacttatatttttttaaaccaaaatgaaTGTAATCGGATACCTTCCaagaaaaatgatgcatttttgaagttatatatttttaagaagaaaaataataaattttattccttcagcaatttttttgtattttacgcGTGTGATTCATTCTTGAAAAAGACATCTTGATCTAATTCTTTAAACTAAACAGCAGCATACTTCTTCCAAGATCTTGACATCTATGCGTAGAAATATTGAGACTGATTCActgaaaacattatataaaaacatttctctcCCCATCTTGAAAGCATTTACGATCTGCTGGTCAGAATAATGAGCTTAAcaaaaggaaacaattttaataaatgaaatttggtatgtgattttttgattacaattgtaattctatgtGAGATTTTGTTTGCAACTATTCGGAACAAAgtgtcttttaaaatatatattccatgcTAACCACATGCCAGTGATGACTCATCAAAGATCACACACTAGATTCAAACCAAAGATCTATTTATCGTAACTTATATTCGCCAATGCCACGCAATTAACCCATAAGATCAATTTCCTCTGATATGGTACGAAGCATAAATTTCTTATGTGggagatttatgaaaaaaaattgagtccTTGCGTCATTCCCAAGCTTCGCCTTTTTATGTGGGATGGGTTGCTTGGATTATTAGAAAGTATCTGAAAGTTTCGGGAGATTAATaacactgatttaaaaaaaaatattcgtataattcaatttactatataaaattctataaatgaatatattgtatcatttgaattattatcttatttatggGAAAGTAAacaggaataaattattttatatcataactATTGTTGCGATCGACGAAAAAAATTTGCGTGAAATATTAATCCGGGTGTAACTATGTTTCAAATTCTCTTGAAAATGTCTATGTCCATAAAGTAATGATTTTTGCTCTAAACTGCCTTGAAgtttaatacagtacactcccgagtatctggCCTAATGCGGTGGGAGATcgggccggataacaaaaaagccggataggctgGAGTtatatgaactcatttctttgccacCAATAAAAGAAGAGAAAGTTTTTAGCTATTAATCACTGGCAATAAACTCTGAATATTGGTGTAGTTACAGATACaccttttcttttcaaatgttcATGTGACAAAAATAAAGCTTCCTCAATTCTTTATGCTTGCCTTTCAGCATGGTTTTCTTATTGTTATTCCACTTCACTAGTTTGTGCAAAGCACCATTTATCCATTTCTGCTCGATGTTTTTTCCACTACCCCACTGTACTTTTCCCAATTCCTAAATCCGAAGCTATATTTTTGACTAGAAgcgcaaagaataaaaaaaaaaaaaaaaaaaaaaaaaagaaaattatataaaaatatttctcgtttTCGAGATTAGAACTGAAAACCGGCAAAAGCAATGGCACGCCCTgtcgatatagccaccaagcctcgtaatccgacaGCGTCTGAAggctcaaagattctcattatgactatccactaaaagttttaaacacggtgtcaatctggtctaaaagcataataatttgtataggaatgaactctgcgcatgtgcgtgaacctgaatcttaaaatttcgactaaatatagaaatattttgacgttaaattttatttttgaaatatatgatttggaataattcatagtaactgcaggaaaaaaagacagtaaaataaatttaaaaggaagaaaaatatatataagctgTGGtcggactcgaactgaagacatgcaaagcAAAGCGgtacgccctgccgatctagccaccaagcatcgtatcCCGCATacatctgaagtgtctaagattctcattacgactatcaaatAAGAGTTTGaaatacgatgtcaatctggtctaaaagcacaatgctttgtataggaatgaattctgcgcaattgcttgaacttgattcttaaaattttgattaaatatagaaatatttagaaattaaattttattttttaagtgtatgatttgaaataattcatagtaactataataataatggagaaatatatatatatatatatatatatatatttgtcggattcgagactcgaactgcaaACCTGAACATCAAGCCCTgtcgacctagccaccaagccccgtatccgagagcgtctgaatggtccaAGATTCGTATTATGACTAtccaataaaagatttaaaacggtgtcaatctggtctaaaagcacaattctttGTATAGGCATTTACACCCGAGTCTAGTCGCTCTATAATGCATAGTTTTCTCTTCCATAGTCACtacaacttttttcatttatcaccattttgaaatatttactttggtcacttaaaaaatctttaagtatTCCCCAAGAGCAATTTACGAATATGTGCGTATTgggaaattataataaacaacagCAGCAACGATTGAGGTCtattacacactgacgaaacaatggaCACTGGACAACGAACAAAATGCTGCTCtgttcctgtcacaacttgtattatGTACATGACATGTAGGATGATCTTAGCAGACGCCCACATTCAATGCCTTGGCAATATTTCCAATGCAATGCCCTGACTTTCTTCTTTAACTACGATATAAGAAAACTAGGCCGGGTAATAAGAAAGCCGGATGGTCGCGAAAAGGATATTCGAGAGTGTATTGTACATTTCTTTGGACCATTCTCCCACATATTCGCAAGAAATGGTTTTAAGCTATATGTGCAgttcagaaataaaattccaCATTGAATCAATAATACTTTTGAGTCTACTAAATTAGTGATATTTGTATTGTGACAATgcgaaaacatttctttatctttCATCTAGAAGATTACTTAATATGTAATGGTTGCGTTTAAATTCTGCATTCTGGATTCCAAACGTTAATTCTTACAACGAAGAATTTAAAGATGTGTGTCTAAACAGAAAAGTGTGAAGAGTGGTTCTGAAACCGAAAATGTGCAGTggatgaattgaaaatatttttcattcaagcaACGATTCTCATTAGCTCATAGACCGTGGTGGtcttgtggtaaggtctcggcttccgaACTGGAGTgctcagattcgagacccgattccacccaaGAACTGTTGcataagcaggtctggtgcaggCTAAATCCTTCAGAGCCAATCATCCTCCTACTGGTGTGGCATGGAAGTTTAGAGAGgttggtgccagctcaggtgtcgtcctcgtcatctgaccgcgttcaaaattaagaagtccGCCCCAAAGTatccctattgttgctttaaaatggggagttaatataactaaattaatcttattagctcatattttttaaaaaaactcgatctatataaaacatttttaactgaatttaaggaatattatttttgaattattttaaatgatagtCTTAATCGAACAATGAATTCTAAATGTTatcctaattaattatttatattatttttccctctttgaaaattacatttttaaatatgctcaATTCTAATTCCTTTGCCTTTATCTTATGCATGTAAAATGTCAGCGACACAAGGAAGGAGGCAAAGCCGTAGCAGCTCCTCGTCATTCTGAAGAGTGGTTATTTTGTCAGATTTCCTGTCTGCTCTTCAATCTCTTACAAATAGACAATACACTGATAATACTCGTATACTGGATTGCAGAAAGCTCTCAATGTCAATCTCTGTTTCTTTCCTGTTTCTGAGAGGATCTCAGCTCACTGTGGGATTCCTGGGAACGAGGCTGACGACTTTTTGACCAAAAGGGGTGCAAGAGTCCTCCAGAGACCTTTGAAAAATCTCTCTTTTCAATCAATCAAACTCCTGATAAAAAGAAGATACTCCTCCAAGATCAGGCAGAGAGCATTGTCTGACTCTGCCAGTAAGCCAAGGGCCTCACTGCTTGAGGTCACACAATTAATTGATCCTAGACTTTCCTAGAAGTGTAGCTGTATACTTTTCCGCCTTACTACAGGCCTTGACTATTTGCCGCCATACTTGTATTGACGCGGGATTTGTGAATCCCCCTTATGTCCTCTGTGCGAACAATTTTTGATGCTGCTCATCTTGACTCGTGAATTGCAGTTTAAAAACTCATGCCCTgctgtttttaaattgtaaagttCAGAGATATTGGAATTCTAGAAATCTACTGGCGTCGTAGCCAATCTTCTGgccatttgtaataaataaataaatcttatgcATGTAtgattttttagttaattttcaagTTCTTTAATAAGCGATAAAACTTTACCTCTTTTGATGTTGATACAACAATGTATacttttaagtattaattaaactGAACGTAGTATAAACTGAATTAAACTAATTGAGTAAATGAATCAAGCGGGATTCTTGTCTATTTATCACATGACAACAAATTATCGCCAAATAATACGCCAAAGAAGTTATGCTTATTGGAACTAGTAATTACTAGCCAATGTCATGTTAATCGTAGGTAACATTTGACAATGTTTGCCAACGACATGTTGTTTAGTTTAAGTTAATTATCGCCAAATAATATGCCAAAGAGGTTATGATTATTGGAACTAGTAATTACTAGCCAATGTCATATTAATCGTAGGTAACATTTTACAATGTTTGCCAACGACATGTTGTTTAGTTTAAGTTTACCAGTGGTACGTGGCTAATATT
It encodes:
- the LOC129962961 gene encoding uncharacterized protein LOC129962961, which translates into the protein MRVIGRGHSAAKKLCSAMNVNVPSKKSFGYLEKKLEAAASNVASKTIKEAALEIRGDSVTEEIAQCGVSVDGTWQRRGYSSLNGCVTVISIDTGKVLDIEVMSKVCRICDKKNSEAINSSHTCTKHTGSSGAMEPLGAYRIFERSADMRKLQYIKFYGDGDSKGYDAVKDVYGKDSVTKYECIGHIQKRVGTRLRKLKSKQKGLGGRGKLTDTFIDKLQNYYGIAIRSNVNDLEGMQKAVIAAFFHCCSSAKQPMHGQCPVGPESWCRYQQAISNGKKYKEKSKGLPKNVLNSIKPVYMQLCDKNLLQKCLHGKTQNANESFNGILWKFIPKEIFVELSTLRLGAYMAVIQFNKGFEGLLDILRHFGVSLGVFTLKGFAELDEVRVNESKRHSLPGVKSVT